In Sulfuracidifex metallicus DSM 6482 = JCM 9184, a single window of DNA contains:
- a CDS encoding transposase, producing MLKTLKRTVRLESDFLNEWKYHVLREVEEYQRLIVNEMIGVILSEGLPTTRKKLHERFYNHYKEKYPFLPSRVIEGAYIIAGRIVKSFRERRKRGLTRKDKPEYKKVVITIPNMVNWRFNRVSVNVLTHKGWIEISLKSTKQFTRYVYESWRVSQELKLRLVGRKVLVWLTFEKEVEVETKDGNYISIDVNENNFTLAVFEDFKLKELRRYETGLGRIVVNYSIRREEITKGHSTKDELIKKKLRKLRERERKIDVLRKTAKRITELARDLKAKVIVGKFSSKAKEKMEGDKNGRLRHRIHQWSVVKFVEMLKTQPIDVEEVSESYTSSTNPFDGKKLRKGKQEVEKVVKVFNPFLMTGTAHEGGGIRVFKVNARYLESGQVLLERDSIAPLNIMKKVDGRVVVFPSTSPNDLRMTVYDPLRGVPVAELKVIKSKEELRPG from the coding sequence GTGTTGAAGACGTTGAAAAGGACAGTTAGGTTAGAGAGTGACTTCTTGAACGAGTGGAAATATCATGTTCTTAGGGAGGTTGAGGAATATCAAAGATTAATTGTTAATGAAATGATTGGGGTAATCCTATCAGAGGGCTTACCAACCACTAGGAAGAAGTTACACGAGAGGTTTTACAATCATTATAAGGAGAAGTACCCCTTCCTACCTTCAAGAGTTATTGAAGGTGCTTACATTATTGCTGGTAGGATTGTTAAGAGTTTTAGGGAGAGGAGGAAGAGAGGATTAACGAGGAAGGATAAACCAGAGTATAAGAAGGTGGTAATCACTATACCAAACATGGTTAACTGGAGGTTTAACAGAGTTTCAGTTAACGTTTTAACCCACAAGGGTTGGATTGAGATATCCCTTAAGTCAACTAAGCAATTTACCCGCTACGTATATGAGAGTTGGAGAGTTTCACAAGAGCTTAAGCTGAGATTAGTGGGTAGGAAAGTCCTAGTTTGGTTGACTTTTGAGAAGGAGGTTGAGGTTGAAACGAAAGACGGTAATTATATCTCTATTGACGTTAATGAGAATAACTTCACTTTAGCAGTTTTTGAAGATTTTAAACTCAAGGAGTTGAGACGTTATGAGACCGGTTTAGGTAGGATTGTGGTTAACTACTCTATTAGAAGAGAAGAGATTACTAAAGGACACTCAACTAAGGATGAATTAATAAAGAAGAAGTTGAGGAAATTGAGGGAAAGGGAGAGGAAAATTGACGTGTTGAGGAAGACTGCTAAGAGGATAACCGAACTGGCTAGGGATTTAAAGGCTAAGGTTATTGTTGGTAAGTTTTCCTCTAAAGCTAAGGAGAAAATGGAGGGTGATAAAAATGGTAGGCTTAGGCATAGGATTCATCAATGGAGTGTTGTTAAATTTGTGGAAATGTTGAAGACTCAACCTATAGATGTTGAAGAGGTTTCTGAGTCATATACCTCGTCTACCAATCCCTTCGACGGTAAGAAGTTAAGGAAGGGTAAGCAGGAAGTTGAGAAGGTTGTCAAGGTTTTTAACCCCTTCCTGATGACGGGCACTGCTCACGAGGGTGGGGGTATTAGAGTATTTAAAGTGAATGCTAGGTACTTGGAAAGTGGACAAGTTCTTTTAGAAAGGGATTCTATTGCTCCACTTAACATTATGAAAAAGGTGGATGGGAGGGTAGTGGTTTTTCCCTCGACTAGCCCCAATGATTTAAGGATGACTGTGTATGATCCCTTGAGAGGGGTGCCCGTGGCGGAATTAAAAGTAATTAAAAGTAAAGAAGAGTTACGCCCCGGGTAA
- a CDS encoding oligosaccharide flippase family protein encodes MGDISKYAITSYLHILVGTFSAMVLLGLNTIIIARLLGPANYGLYTLSFGIPYFLLGFIDLGMTTAAQRYISEFMTKGKLAGAKKVFQITSSYMLTLSLVFTVLFLILSNYIASTILNRPELAIYLRISALVILLETVFRYISYNQLLALGKSHVSSFIDFLHALLRFILAPLLIILGFGIAGAIFGVLAGYAVAGIVGITYLLYIFRGIKAEGDISLKSIFSYNIPFTILGIIGLISSEVQYILLSRLIIASDIGNYVAANNLTSIIAIFTSPLAQITLPTFSRITDERPYAEAVMKYSKYALLITLGAQGMLFSVSFPLVYLLYGKYSLAPYLLQLSLTLSILTSFLSLYGRNTIFYIKRMYKIPIVENIINISVFIPLSYFLLLHYGIVGMIFSVWGSSIVTTIYEDIQLSKLIRLKLKKSIFTLIRIETIALISLILPTIIEFKIPYPYNLPLSLVTFITQYIILIALLKTISTIEINEIESALENSKFNIILKPLLKLILIISSLRV; translated from the coding sequence ATGGGTGATATATCTAAATACGCTATCACGTCATACCTCCACATCTTAGTAGGCACATTCTCGGCAATGGTTTTACTAGGCTTAAACACCATCATTATCGCTAGGCTACTAGGACCTGCAAATTACGGTTTATACACTCTTTCATTTGGTATTCCTTACTTTCTTTTAGGCTTCATAGATTTAGGAATGACTACTGCAGCGCAAAGATACATTTCGGAATTCATGACTAAAGGAAAATTAGCAGGTGCAAAAAAAGTGTTTCAAATTACTTCATCTTACATGCTCACATTATCCTTGGTTTTCACTGTGCTCTTCTTAATCTTAAGTAATTACATTGCGAGTACAATACTAAATAGACCAGAATTAGCTATTTATTTAAGGATTTCAGCCTTAGTAATTCTCTTAGAAACGGTATTTAGGTACATTAGTTATAATCAGTTACTAGCATTAGGAAAATCTCACGTAAGTTCATTTATAGATTTCTTACATGCATTATTGAGGTTTATTTTAGCGCCATTATTAATAATTCTAGGTTTTGGAATAGCCGGGGCGATCTTTGGTGTATTAGCGGGATATGCTGTTGCCGGAATAGTTGGGATCACTTATTTGCTCTACATTTTTAGGGGGATAAAAGCTGAAGGAGATATATCATTAAAGAGTATTTTCTCTTATAATATACCGTTTACGATTTTGGGCATAATAGGGTTAATTTCGAGTGAAGTCCAATATATCTTACTTTCTCGGCTCATAATTGCCTCAGATATAGGTAATTATGTTGCCGCTAACAACTTAACTAGTATTATAGCCATCTTTACTTCTCCCTTAGCTCAGATAACTTTACCTACCTTCTCTAGGATAACTGACGAAAGACCGTATGCCGAGGCAGTAATGAAGTATTCCAAGTATGCTTTACTAATAACGTTGGGAGCGCAAGGGATGTTATTTTCCGTTTCATTTCCCCTTGTTTACTTACTTTATGGGAAGTACTCATTAGCTCCCTATTTATTGCAGCTTTCCTTGACCCTCTCAATCTTAACCTCGTTTCTTTCTCTTTACGGAAGGAATACTATCTTCTATATAAAAAGAATGTACAAGATTCCAATTGTAGAAAATATAATTAATATTTCTGTATTTATACCACTATCATATTTCCTTCTCTTACACTACGGTATTGTGGGCATGATATTTTCAGTTTGGGGTTCATCAATTGTAACCACAATTTATGAGGATATACAGTTAAGTAAATTAATAAGATTGAAATTGAAGAAATCAATTTTTACCCTTATTAGGATTGAAACTATAGCACTTATCTCACTCATATTACCTACTATAATAGAGTTCAAGATTCCTTATCCTTACAACCTTCCACTTTCCTTGGTAACTTTTATAACTCAATATATAATATTGATAGCATTGTTAAAAACAATTTCCACTATTGAAATTAATGAAATTGAATCAGCACTTGAGAATAGCAAGTTTAATATTATTCTGAAACCATTACTGAAACTAATCCTCATTATTTCATCATTACGAGTTTAA
- a CDS encoding DUF1616 domain-containing protein yields the protein MVTANLERDRIRSAVIKYKGLTLDEIVEKVSKELNVKDYDVAKVIYKMLEDGEIRLVDPNEGFLNFLLYHAIWFFLVLVIIFGTIISVFLNFLPLRYFFGIIFVMYLPGATLTELVYPKKEDLSQLGRLAMGIGLSLALDPIVGLFLNYGPGIFVNTSLISLTLLTLAFSLGALFRKYSNYRLLKEVEKVEK from the coding sequence ATGGTTACAGCTAATCTTGAACGTGACAGAATAAGGAGTGCTGTAATAAAATACAAGGGTTTGACCTTAGACGAGATCGTCGAAAAGGTAAGTAAGGAATTGAACGTTAAGGACTACGATGTTGCTAAAGTAATTTATAAAATGCTCGAGGACGGTGAAATAAGGCTTGTGGATCCTAATGAGGGTTTTCTAAACTTTTTACTTTATCATGCTATATGGTTCTTCTTAGTCTTAGTAATAATCTTCGGGACTATAATTTCCGTTTTTCTTAACTTCTTACCTTTACGTTACTTTTTCGGAATAATCTTCGTAATGTATTTGCCTGGCGCAACTTTAACTGAACTCGTTTACCCAAAGAAGGAGGATTTATCGCAATTGGGTAGGTTAGCAATGGGGATAGGACTTTCCTTAGCATTAGATCCAATTGTGGGTTTATTCCTTAATTACGGCCCTGGAATCTTCGTTAACACTTCTTTAATTTCTCTTACTTTACTGACCTTAGCTTTTTCCCTAGGAGCATTGTTTAGAAAGTATTCTAACTATAGATTGTTAAAGGAGGTGGAAAAGGTTGAGAAGTGA
- a CDS encoding DUF1616 domain-containing protein has product MIEDEVLGVIMAIIVVAAVVAVTLAFFNPGDNYTAIGLLGINGKIGNYPSHLVVNQSVTLYLFIYNHEGKAMYYIIYEKLGNYTTVLNSTYPGYNLPVLNVYQVIVGSDENATLPVVIKIPYPVIDGKVFFILYYYNGSEVYSGKWLQLILNVTE; this is encoded by the coding sequence ATGATAGAGGACGAAGTGCTGGGAGTTATAATGGCTATAATTGTGGTTGCTGCCGTAGTTGCTGTGACGTTAGCCTTCTTTAACCCAGGTGATAATTATACTGCAATAGGTCTCCTGGGAATTAATGGTAAAATAGGGAATTACCCCAGCCATCTAGTAGTTAACCAGTCTGTAACCCTTTATCTCTTCATTTATAATCATGAAGGTAAGGCTATGTATTACATAATTTACGAAAAGTTGGGTAACTATACTACTGTTCTTAACTCAACTTACCCTGGCTATAATTTGCCAGTGTTAAACGTTTATCAAGTTATAGTAGGGAGTGACGAGAACGCTACTTTGCCGGTAGTTATTAAAATCCCTTACCCGGTCATTGACGGTAAGGTGTTTTTCATATTGTATTATTATAACGGTTCGGAGGTGTATTCTGGGAAATGGTTACAGCTAATCTTGAACGTGACAGAATAA
- a CDS encoding glycosyltransferase, whose translation MNICIYGTVYNSVNTVENTIESVFDPEISSIVIVDSYSTDGTYEKLKEIEKEFNLTILRFKSSRGIGRGIALKHCPDNSVTAYIDLDVTYTPAFRKIVKSGIKNALILHEANTFIGVKEEILSRGNWKDLNSGEDREFFSRMKIQYGLPIIIGKNFVYNGAREKRYARKWREFIKRELRWKIDTIRGTGYSFVELMRKRQQTLVEELAKPLAYLVAKVEGIYRNSKELNNWNFTLRNFFYNIDDPQKYGIDNEFIYPLIVERRSNIIDYNKVREILLNNFLKLIEYDCGNYSVFTKQLNPSLKCNYRLLKC comes from the coding sequence ATGAATATATGCATTTACGGCACTGTTTATAATTCAGTAAATACAGTAGAAAATACAATAGAAAGCGTCTTTGATCCTGAAATTTCTAGTATTGTAATTGTTGATTCCTATTCAACTGACGGTACATATGAAAAACTAAAGGAGATTGAAAAAGAGTTTAACTTAACAATACTCAGATTTAAGTCTTCAAGAGGTATAGGAAGAGGTATTGCATTAAAACATTGTCCTGACAATTCAGTAACTGCATATATAGATCTTGACGTAACTTATACTCCGGCTTTCAGAAAAATTGTAAAATCTGGAATTAAGAATGCATTAATACTTCATGAAGCAAACACGTTCATTGGAGTTAAAGAAGAAATACTAAGTAGAGGAAATTGGAAAGATCTGAACTCAGGTGAAGATCGGGAATTTTTTTCTAGAATGAAAATTCAATACGGACTCCCAATAATTATAGGTAAAAATTTTGTATATAATGGGGCCAGAGAAAAGAGATATGCGAGAAAATGGAGAGAGTTTATAAAAAGGGAACTAAGATGGAAAATTGATACTATTAGAGGGACAGGTTACAGTTTTGTAGAATTAATGAGAAAAAGACAACAGACTTTAGTAGAAGAGCTAGCTAAACCGTTAGCTTATTTAGTAGCAAAAGTAGAAGGAATTTATAGGAACTCAAAAGAGCTAAATAATTGGAATTTTACACTAAGGAACTTCTTTTATAATATTGATGACCCTCAAAAATACGGAATAGATAACGAGTTCATTTATCCGCTAATCGTAGAAAGGCGATCGAATATAATTGATTATAATAAAGTTAGAGAGATTTTACTAAATAATTTCCTGAAACTAATTGAATATGATTGCGGTAACTATTCGGTTTTCACTAAGCAACTTAATCCCTCACTAAAATGCAATTATAGGTTATTAAAATGCTAA
- a CDS encoding glycosyltransferase family 2 protein produces the protein MPFISVIITAHNRREFLLEAVNSALNQTLPRDKYEIIVVKNFEDERIDKFLEEHNVKNIVTKEEPAGIYLVKGVEESKGEVISLLDDDDLWLPQKLEIVKQVFKDKNVIYYHNGFVNFTEFSNLDLINKIAYNNKSSLLKLKITDMKNFLTPMNSSSITVKKEIFYEVLDKIRKVFSLIDALLFYLAYCYGKDFVFDDRILTLRRIHKTNTSVDRVSEYRDWLNNLSRISKLYMTDNLTLLDIFSSIECKISNEYKRRLILQFESMYLGWKVTYSRLPNTKNELTFKEFIKYLSYQRSLKSFLYGLLPYAPRKIKEYVIKKWYNYNLSVMGSNEQ, from the coding sequence GTGCCTTTTATTTCAGTTATTATTACTGCTCATAATAGGAGGGAGTTTTTACTTGAGGCCGTTAACTCTGCTCTAAACCAAACACTACCAAGAGATAAGTATGAAATAATTGTTGTGAAAAACTTCGAGGACGAGAGGATTGATAAGTTCCTTGAAGAACATAATGTGAAGAATATAGTAACGAAGGAAGAACCTGCTGGTATTTACCTTGTTAAAGGTGTTGAGGAGAGTAAAGGTGAAGTGATATCGTTACTTGATGATGATGACTTATGGTTACCACAAAAATTAGAAATAGTAAAACAAGTATTCAAAGACAAAAACGTAATATACTACCACAATGGCTTCGTTAATTTTACTGAATTTAGTAATTTAGATTTAATAAATAAAATCGCTTATAACAATAAAAGCTCATTATTAAAATTAAAGATAACTGACATGAAAAATTTTCTTACCCCTATGAATAGCTCTTCTATAACTGTTAAGAAAGAGATTTTTTATGAAGTATTAGATAAAATTAGAAAGGTTTTTAGTTTAATAGATGCTTTATTGTTTTATCTAGCTTATTGCTACGGTAAAGATTTCGTTTTTGATGATAGGATCTTAACTCTAAGGAGGATTCACAAAACTAATACAAGTGTAGATAGAGTGAGCGAATATAGGGATTGGCTTAATAACCTTTCTAGAATAAGTAAGCTATATATGACTGATAATTTAACACTTCTAGATATTTTCTCCTCAATTGAATGTAAAATTTCAAATGAGTATAAGAGGAGATTAATTTTACAGTTTGAATCCATGTATTTAGGTTGGAAAGTTACTTATAGTAGATTACCTAATACAAAAAATGAACTCACATTCAAAGAGTTTATTAAATACCTTAGCTATCAACGAAGTTTAAAATCGTTCTTATACGGCTTATTACCTTATGCTCCTAGGAAAATTAAGGAATATGTTATAAAGAAATGGTATAATTATAATCTAAGTGTTATGGGATCAAATGAGCAGTAA
- a CDS encoding glycosyltransferase family 4 protein, which yields MRILITRREHLDALDGVSRFVFTLGEGMRKLGNEVFFLTHHIERDFSPLERWGVDAKYKAFSVPKPIKKVVIDWSFEGSKVVNEFSPDLIIMNGVTWIRSKAKKIAVIHGNGLDEAKKSKVNALALRFLYSRQDYVVCISQKVKRMAPELGIKCHEVIPIPFKNDGFKYYPRDKRGFILHVGTRGEKNVTVSIEAIRLLRERGFNVNLVIVGPAAHYWKEKFEYDWIIPKIVNDEELKELYARAIALILPSTFDGFSYTTLEASASGTPVVGSNCIPEEALIDGYNGFRINGINPNDYAKKLEMILSNYELWEKISSNGKELVKNYDYISISKRYLELASE from the coding sequence ATGAGAATATTAATAACGAGAAGAGAGCATCTTGATGCTCTAGACGGCGTCAGTAGGTTTGTTTTCACATTAGGGGAAGGAATGAGAAAATTAGGTAACGAAGTATTTTTCCTTACGCATCACATCGAACGCGATTTTTCCCCTTTGGAAAGATGGGGTGTTGATGCTAAATATAAGGCTTTTTCAGTTCCTAAGCCTATAAAAAAAGTAGTTATTGATTGGTCCTTTGAGGGAAGTAAGGTAGTGAATGAGTTTTCTCCAGATTTGATCATAATGAATGGAGTTACGTGGATTAGAAGTAAGGCTAAGAAAATTGCAGTAATTCACGGTAATGGTCTTGATGAAGCTAAAAAGAGTAAGGTTAACGCGTTAGCTTTACGCTTCCTTTATTCCAGGCAAGATTACGTTGTGTGTATTTCGCAGAAGGTTAAGAGGATGGCTCCCGAGTTGGGCATTAAATGTCACGAAGTTATACCTATTCCATTTAAGAACGATGGATTTAAATACTACCCTAGAGATAAGAGAGGATTTATCCTTCATGTAGGGACTAGAGGTGAGAAAAACGTTACCGTTTCTATTGAGGCTATTAGGCTCTTAAGGGAAAGAGGGTTTAACGTGAACCTAGTTATAGTAGGCCCTGCTGCTCATTACTGGAAGGAAAAATTTGAATATGACTGGATTATCCCTAAAATAGTAAATGATGAAGAACTCAAAGAGTTATATGCAAGAGCTATAGCCTTAATTTTACCGTCTACATTTGATGGCTTTTCGTATACGACTCTCGAAGCTTCAGCAAGCGGTACTCCAGTGGTCGGCAGTAACTGTATTCCAGAAGAGGCATTAATTGATGGATATAATGGTTTTAGAATTAATGGAATTAATCCTAACGATTATGCTAAGAAATTAGAGATGATATTATCAAACTATGAGTTATGGGAAAAGATAAGCAGTAATGGAAAGGAGTTGGTAAAAAACTATGATTATATTTCCATATCTAAAAGATATCTGGAGCTAGCATCTGAATAG
- a CDS encoding DUF58 domain-containing protein, producing the protein MREVILALGELYGIGGLGYYKLSPRGLEYVESREYIEGDLLNRIDFNATAKTGTLHIKYFLDEGSLGEAIIFDIRSPGRYTADYLASKFLSAILNSDRSIVLITDGVKTYRYEGNRDYILKIALYWVFRIALDKGEEIYEIVPPKIMSELEKVLKVNRGNGTTESPYKLSYEMREVIVIAHPLYDTVKLLRFLADAKSREIKVKVIYPESPWLDSEDLERAYIEYQSFRKVTKVIEDLVEG; encoded by the coding sequence TTGAGGGAGGTCATATTAGCCCTTGGCGAACTTTACGGCATCGGAGGATTGGGTTATTATAAACTTTCGCCGAGGGGGTTAGAATATGTGGAAAGCAGAGAATATATAGAAGGAGATCTACTAAATAGGATTGACTTTAACGCAACAGCTAAGACTGGGACTTTACACATTAAATACTTCCTCGACGAGGGTAGCCTGGGAGAAGCTATAATATTTGACATAAGATCTCCAGGGAGGTATACTGCGGACTATTTAGCGAGCAAGTTCTTATCAGCTATATTAAATTCCGATAGATCTATAGTACTAATCACTGACGGAGTTAAGACTTACCGCTATGAGGGTAATAGAGATTATATACTTAAAATAGCACTTTACTGGGTTTTTAGAATAGCCTTAGATAAAGGTGAGGAAATATATGAGATAGTACCTCCTAAAATTATGAGCGAGCTGGAGAAGGTGCTTAAAGTAAATAGGGGTAATGGGACTACTGAAAGCCCATATAAGCTTTCTTATGAGATGAGAGAAGTTATTGTTATTGCTCATCCGTTATATGATACTGTAAAACTCCTTAGGTTTTTAGCAGATGCCAAAAGTAGGGAAATTAAGGTGAAAGTTATTTACCCAGAATCGCCTTGGCTTGACTCTGAGGATTTAGAGAGGGCTTATATTGAATATCAGTCCTTCCGTAAGGTTACCAAAGTAATTGAAGATTTAGTAGAGGGATAA
- a CDS encoding MoxR family ATPase — MMIEVKNDYIKRILEGLDSLIIGQEELKTVLILSLLTEGNVLIEGSVGVGKTVTAKVFSMLIGGEFKRIQMTSDLLPADILGTPFYNIKDGSWSIKKGPIFANVVFIDELNRAPARTQSALLQAMQEKEVTIENTIFKLPSPFMVIATQVPYAEGTYTLPYVEIDRFSYGIEVDLPSKEDEIRILDVSYLTDNPDVKPVITPEKALELTKVIKGIKVSDEVKDYIVTLVRSLREDKDLMYKLSVRASISLYRGSKAIAFLEGRNFVIPDDVKFVFPYVVYHRIVLKPESAIEKDKKEKIKAVLESVKVPK; from the coding sequence ATGATGATAGAGGTGAAGAATGATTATATTAAGAGAATTCTTGAAGGTCTAGACTCCCTTATAATAGGACAAGAGGAACTGAAAACAGTTTTAATCTTATCGCTCTTAACAGAGGGTAATGTACTTATAGAAGGTTCAGTAGGTGTAGGTAAGACAGTTACAGCTAAAGTTTTCTCCATGCTAATAGGTGGAGAGTTCAAGAGAATTCAGATGACTTCAGACCTTTTACCCGCAGATATATTGGGTACCCCGTTCTATAATATTAAGGATGGGAGCTGGAGCATTAAGAAAGGTCCAATATTTGCTAACGTAGTTTTCATAGACGAATTAAATAGAGCACCTGCTAGGACTCAGTCAGCGTTATTACAAGCCATGCAAGAAAAGGAGGTTACTATAGAGAATACTATCTTTAAATTACCTTCGCCTTTCATGGTAATTGCAACTCAAGTACCATATGCCGAGGGAACTTATACTTTACCTTACGTTGAAATAGATAGATTTTCATACGGTATCGAAGTCGATTTACCTAGTAAAGAGGATGAGATCAGGATTTTAGATGTTTCCTACCTCACTGACAATCCAGACGTTAAACCTGTCATTACACCAGAAAAGGCTTTAGAATTAACTAAGGTCATTAAGGGGATAAAAGTAAGTGATGAGGTTAAAGACTACATAGTCACCTTAGTAAGGAGTTTAAGAGAAGATAAGGACTTGATGTACAAACTCTCTGTTAGGGCTTCAATATCGCTATATAGAGGGAGTAAGGCTATTGCCTTTTTAGAAGGTAGGAATTTTGTAATACCGGACGATGTAAAATTTGTATTTCCTTATGTAGTATATCACAGGATAGTTCTTAAGCCAGAATCAGCTATTGAAAAGGACAAAAAAGAGAAAATTAAGGCTGTTTTAGAGAGCGTTAAGGTGCCAAAATGA
- a CDS encoding glycosyltransferase family 4 protein, with the protein MKIALVHHSVCGYGGMEIVSQRLYYYLTKRGHEVTLFSTSACQGMNVRQVKVLKFNPEIQIPLDKVNGDYEVVHALSSLSYFNISVSSMLKGKKVVSFLSVKTLRTHPNLFYRLVGSIYEDYMIKKGLKLANAVTVKNLGDKIILEKFNANPFLIPDGLDDVYFKPLNEDFRQEVLKRFNLEEGEFALYVGRIHKLKGVEVFIKALQLSNFKGVIVGGGDKVEGMNVVYAGSLDDLSKIALIDSSCCVVIPSLSDYVEAFSIVASEAWARRKPVIASSVGALKYRVKEGVNGFLFKPGDYKALANILPKAKDFKVKEIPEDVLPWEMVVSMYEDVYKKTLEDSNFEK; encoded by the coding sequence ATGAAAATAGCATTAGTCCATCATAGTGTTTGCGGTTACGGAGGTATGGAGATTGTTTCTCAAAGGCTTTACTATTACTTGACTAAAAGGGGACACGAAGTAACACTCTTCTCTACCTCAGCTTGTCAAGGTATGAACGTTAGGCAAGTTAAAGTCCTTAAATTCAACCCGGAAATTCAAATACCTCTAGATAAGGTAAATGGAGATTACGAAGTAGTTCACGCGCTTTCCTCATTGAGCTATTTTAATATTTCAGTATCCTCAATGCTTAAAGGTAAAAAAGTAGTGAGTTTTCTATCCGTAAAGACTTTGCGCACTCATCCAAACTTATTTTACAGACTGGTTGGTTCTATTTACGAGGACTATATGATAAAAAAGGGGTTAAAGTTAGCTAACGCAGTAACAGTGAAAAACTTGGGCGATAAAATAATTCTAGAGAAGTTTAATGCAAATCCTTTCCTAATTCCTGATGGGTTAGACGACGTATATTTTAAGCCTTTAAATGAGGATTTTAGGCAAGAGGTGTTAAAACGTTTTAACTTAGAAGAGGGTGAGTTTGCACTTTACGTGGGTAGGATTCATAAGTTGAAGGGCGTCGAGGTCTTTATTAAAGCTCTGCAATTGTCTAATTTTAAGGGCGTAATAGTTGGTGGTGGAGATAAAGTTGAAGGTATGAACGTTGTTTATGCCGGTTCTCTTGACGATCTGAGTAAGATTGCTTTAATAGACTCGTCATGCTGTGTAGTTATTCCGAGCCTTTCGGATTACGTTGAGGCTTTCTCTATAGTAGCTTCTGAAGCTTGGGCCAGGAGGAAACCGGTCATAGCTTCTTCCGTAGGTGCTTTGAAGTATAGGGTTAAAGAGGGGGTTAACGGTTTTCTGTTTAAGCCCGGTGATTATAAGGCTTTAGCTAACATTTTGCCAAAGGCTAAGGATTTTAAGGTTAAGGAAATACCGGAGGACGTTTTGCCTTGGGAAATGGTTGTAAGTATGTATGAGGATGTATATAAGAAGACATTAGAAGATAGCAATTTTGAAAAGTAG
- a CDS encoding IS607 family transposase, which produces MEKYLTPSEVAEIFGMSRSGVIKWIREGKIKAVEVNGRWRIPYSEIERLLSGGERARQIAIYTRVSSNTQKDDLERQLNALKEWVRKTFGEVSVIEIKDIGSGLKEDRRGLKKLIELAKRRQIDVVVVAYKDRLTRFGFEYLVELFKAYRVNVVVAFQEEPKDYMQELLEDFVEIVKSFASRIYGHRSHKYEKVVKCVEDVEKDS; this is translated from the coding sequence GTGGAGAAGTATCTAACACCTAGTGAAGTTGCCGAAATATTCGGAATGAGTAGGAGTGGTGTTATTAAGTGGATAAGGGAAGGGAAGATAAAGGCTGTTGAAGTTAACGGTAGGTGGAGAATACCTTACAGTGAGATTGAGAGGCTATTAAGTGGAGGTGAGAGGGCAAGACAGATAGCTATATACACTAGAGTTTCATCGAATACACAAAAGGACGACCTAGAGAGGCAGTTAAACGCATTAAAGGAATGGGTTAGGAAAACTTTCGGTGAAGTGAGTGTAATAGAAATTAAGGATATAGGTTCTGGATTGAAGGAGGATAGGAGAGGGTTAAAGAAGTTAATAGAATTAGCCAAGAGGAGGCAAATTGACGTAGTAGTAGTAGCTTATAAGGACAGGCTAACACGTTTCGGATTTGAGTACCTTGTAGAGTTATTCAAAGCTTACAGAGTGAACGTCGTCGTAGCATTTCAGGAAGAGCCAAAGGATTACATGCAAGAGTTGCTTGAGGACTTCGTAGAAATCGTTAAATCGTTCGCCTCAAGAATCTATGGACATAGGTCTCATAAATATGAGAAGGTGGTAAAATGTGTTGAAGACGTTGAAAAGGACAGTTAG
- a CDS encoding transcriptional regulator, with translation MKTLGIILIALSLLVIALYAYGLFFSPYSEIFLKIAVFAIITVVFGIFGWIGYSMVKAPKPKDLKDLEKEIEEVVKGKKGEG, from the coding sequence ATGAAGACTTTAGGAATAATCCTTATTGCTCTTTCCCTTCTAGTGATTGCTCTTTACGCTTACGGTCTTTTCTTCTCCCCTTACAGTGAAATCTTCTTAAAAATAGCAGTTTTCGCAATAATAACCGTAGTTTTCGGCATATTTGGTTGGATAGGTTATTCAATGGTTAAAGCTCCTAAACCGAAGGACTTAAAGGATTTAGAGAAAGAAATTGAGGAAGTCGTAAAGGGGAAGAAAGGTGAAGGGTAA